The sequence below is a genomic window from Ischnura elegans chromosome 2, ioIscEleg1.1, whole genome shotgun sequence.
GCAATGAATCAAAAATCCTTCTCTGTATTTATTTACTGTACGTACGCTGTATTTGTTTacttgaaatttttgtaaatgttcatttctgttaattgtttcaaattattttcttctattgtattagatgaatctgaaatttttggatatgttaatttttcttaattggcttcaaattattttcttcttttgcatttgattaacttgaaatttttgtatatgttaatttttgtaaattagttcaaattattttcttctgttgtatatggttatcttgaaaattttgtatatgcTCATTATTGTTAATTAGTCCAAATTATTACTATATTTGttaaactgattgctgagctatAAACCGTTTACATAAAAGTGTTCCATCGGATgtaaaaatctgagaacaataaattatattatatattatatatattatacttCATCATCTCCATTCTCCTACACGCCCGCATTTCGAAAGCTTCTTGCCTCATATCGCTCTCCTTCCATAACGTTCATCCTCCTAATGTCTTTATTGTTTTATTCGTTTTCATCTAATATGCTGCCCAGATGGTTGTGCTGATTCATATGCTCATGTTTGTGAAAATCTTGGGCCTATCTTTCTTCACTCAAGGTTACTAAAATATATCGCCCATAACGTCGGTGGTGTTGGTTTCGTGAGATCATGGTGTTCAATTGCTTGGCAAGTGAATTCTTGTGCTCTCAGAATATTACATTCAGAACCATCTCTTGTAAAACCAATCGTGATGGCCAATAAATGATTCTTATTGACGCCCATCTTTGCGCTATAACTTTGTGTTATTAATTCCTCATTGTTCCTTTTCTTTCATCTCATATATGGGTTTACACGTCCTTTTCTGTTATTTACCTTTGTCATCTTAGCTTGTTGCTACACAAcccgtattttttttaacacttagcCCCATTaggaattttaacattttttgtacgTCTTGTACTGTTGCGGTTTGTGCTGCATGGCACGATGTATGCTTGGCGGGAGCACACACCACCTGCAAGCATATTCAAGCACCATAGCTTATAACAAAAATTATGTTTACCAGAAAATGGGAAAATTGTGAACAGACATGAGGAGAAGATGCTCTGGCTTAGTGGTACATTTGAAGAAgaaattcacaatttttcaatattttgtttccttttatgaaggaagttcattgtgtttttatatttcggggggaccggaccccccggacttccCCCTCCCGCTACTCCACTGGTCAGTGGtatatccgaagatttttcctattttcatttccaaacccaagcgtaacagtttaggtcctgagtatttaaagatgttttttttaaaaaaacagcttgaaagcctataaaattgatctttaatttattaaaatattaaaatgtgtatgaaaatataaaaagcattcctttgattgcatgtacccataataaacttgaataattacttcgtttaatagcaggaattagaaaatggattttgatccgaaaatatccgttccgaaagatccggctccgaaaatcaaggacccgatccgaatccggatccgaaaacaATCCTGGATCAGTCCATCCCTACTATGAATTACGTTAAAGATAAGTTGGACgaaaatttttagcattttcccCATAGTTTTCACTACGAAATAAGCTGAAACATTTCAAAATTGCTAAAAGAAAAGTCGTTTAGGCCTTTCAAATACGTTACATACGtcgaaaatgtgaataaaattacGTTATAATTTTGAGACCTTTGAACATCTGGTTTTCTCGCCAACATAGTCTTGAAAACCAAATGTTCTCGAGTGATGAAATTGGAACTGGGATGATGCGTACTTCTTCCTATCTCTCCGTCACGTCCAAAGGATCGTGACCCCCATAGAGATAGTGGAAAATgggttggaaatattttactAGTGAATTACTTCGATTGAGTTTCATGATCTGAAAAGAACAGTGCCTTGAATGTTACTTTAACTCGttgaaattctatgaaaattattCCGCTGGAAATACTCTTCTGTGCAATATTTCTGTCACGATGAAGTTACTTAATACCTTCTCTACGTCTTCAATCATGTCAGTACTCATTATGggtgagttatttttaaatattttactttgttcCGTCAAAAACATTGTTTTGAATATTCTTGAAACGGTATTGAAATTAGTATCTTTTCAGCACTCATTTTGGGtgagttaattttaaataattttctttattccgtgaaaaacattattttgaacattCTTGATACTTATTAGCCTGTGGTAGTCATTTTTACTTTATGCATGGAAACATCGGGAAAATGATCCAggaattcattcaatatttgcagACGTATTTTTTTACAGTGAGTGGTTCTTGGGATACCTCTAATATGGGTTACTTTAACGTATAATTTACTCAAAGTTTTTATACACATAGATATCAAAATCACATTCGACggtacttaggtgtgaaaagacaTCAGAAAATTTTCAGCAGATAAGAAGCTCGGCAAGCGAGTGCAGTACCCCAGTCTCGATGTTTAGAATTGTAAATGGTAGTCTCTACAAGGGCGAATGTGAGGAAAATGGACCAGGGGAGTCATGTACCCCTAAACGAGGATCCATATATGCCAATAATATGTAATGATAATACATAGTTTAAATAGAGCATAAGTaataaaatcgtgaaatatttagACTTATATCtctattttttagtattgctGGTTGAATATAGTGAGAATATACCTACTTATTTCACACGAATGCCTTTAATATATCGTATTCCCCAAAGTTATTCTCGCATGCGATTATGAAAGTGAGTTTTAGTCCAATTTCAGACACGGACTCAATGCACATCCTTAGTCCATTTCAAACagcttgtaaaatgttatttttaatcgcTATAGTCGTCGCAATCTCGGCCATTTTTTTCGTTACAAATTATCAAGGAATAGAATAATGAAACTGAAGACATTCAtttctttgcaaaaataattaatactacTTCAATCACAACGAGAAAAACCATCGTTCACTGAAAGTTAAACcttaataaagttaaaaaaaaaataacggctAGTGCTATTGAAAATAGCTTTGGTTGAATTCAGTAAGTAATACGCGACTAACATTTGTATGGTGTTATAAAAAGTTGTGTTTTCAGTCGCCACGTGCCACGGCCTGCTtagtttttaattaatgaaaaacctAATAATCCTGTGAATTGAGAATAGAACTTGATACATAATGTCGTCaaatgaactaaaaaaataagaaaaatgattcCGCGATTCGTAAAATTCGTTGATCTTGGAAATTCAATCTTGAGACTGTCCTATGAATGTTTCCCAGGAACAGTGTTGAGCTCCATACGGTGCGAAAATTCAAGAGAAGAAAATTTTGCTCAATAAAAAGCCTTCTTCAAAAATCACTTAAAGCAGTTGATCAAATGTTGTCATACCTACCTGGCGGGTAATCATGGCAGGTTCGATTTCTGTCATAAGTAAATGAGTTTTCCTCTAAGGAATCTTCCCACCTTTTGTGCAACTGCCGTGACTCCGTCAAGGTTCAATACTGTGACACgataaaatccatttaaaaaaatagatattcattGCTATAAATATGGATAAGTATCAACCAATTTTGAATACACCACAGATATTCAACTTTAATACCCTCAGTACCTGAATTAAGTGCATTATACCTTCAAGAAGAAATGTAAAACATAGGCAAAATACCCTGAATGAACCAATAAATTGGTATCTTTTTTTAGTTACTATATGATAATTAAAGTCTCCATCTTGGAAAAAATATGCAGATCTTGATTGAACATAGACACCAAAAGGGTACATGAAGTTATCTCTATTACCTGGCTATTCCACGGTTATTTTCTTGAGTCATATTGTCTCTAAAACTGAAGTTAGATTCTGTCTAAATAATTATCATATCATATATAATTTGTGCCTGAATTCCTGTGTGTATCccagcattttaaatatttattcatatttataaatttattcatttaaattgacttgtcatctatttttattttctaagtctATCTCAAATCTGTGTACTAATAAacgaaatgaattaatttaatttcacgaACACAACAGAACCAATGGATTATCCTTTTTATGCGGCTTGCTTTTATGGGTAGCATacagatttagatgtagataaattgGGCCATTGGTTACGAAGCGAGCAGGGGTTTGCGTTGTTTTCAACGacttctttaatttaaaatgatgtgACCAATTTGTTTTCCGCAAACAGTTTGGCATACATCAAGCTTCCTCATATAAAAAAACTGCGCTTTAATGGAACGAAAAATGCAGGAGCGGTAAGTGCTCAACGGTGGGCTCAACGAGATTTTACCCACCACAAAGGGGtactttttatagaaaaaattaactacaAGGTACACCTTGAAGCAGGAGACTGTTTTGTCTATAACTCGACGTAGAAATAAAACGACACTCCTATGCTTCTAGTCGCATTGAAAATGGTTCCGTAGCTTAAACGACATTACGCCTTAAACTCGAGGGACTCGCTTTCCTATCAGGCGATACGTAAGCTAAGGCTTTCTCGGGTTTTTCTAGTACCTTTATCCAGTTAATTCGCCGGTAAAGCGAACAATATTTCTTCACGCCGCTGGCCAGTCCGATGTTACTTTCATGGATAGAGATTGTGCTTCAACGAGAATATCTTAAAACCAAGTGAACAATCTTCATTCATGCTTTTCCACTACATTATACTCACTTATATAATCAATTCTTGAATCTTTTAAATCGTGGTACCGTTAATCATCCATTTAATTATGTACCTAAATGCCTTGCCGTGAATTTAAGATTGAAGAAAATAAAGCATGCGCCTAATTGCCACCGAAAATCATGACATTTAATAATTTTCTGCCATTCATTCaagtgtcattttatttttattttcaggtatcTGCTTGATAGCTACATTTGCCGCTGCTTTTTCACCTTTAAACTATGAGCCTGGAGAGCATTATGAAGAATGCCAAAATAATTTCCTCGTAGGTACATACTCAATGTGTCATTTCACTTATGATTGATTAATTATAATGCTCGTGAAAAAGATACCTTGGTTTACTGTCTACGCACTGATATCAAAGGTGAATCGACCGCGCTGAACACTAAAAAATGCAATTCTGGTGGCTAAACACAACGCAGAGTGATCGGTATGAAGCCAGTGCATGAAGCCAGGGAACTTTGAATATGACCATCACATAATTTAAATGGGAAAATCTCGTAAATTCTCGTAATAAAAATCGCCATTGTGGTAGTTTTCATTGCCGCGGGGCAATTTTCGTCTTTCAGGTTCATTTAAAGCAAGAAgaacaatatcaatatttttttacatgaagagtttggaaaatttttttaatatagcatACGTAACGTCAATATTTATTGAGTATTCCACACCTCGGAAAttaaaatctacctttcggccatttaaaaaaatcaaagaatgggtagaatcttttaattttataaatctacttgtagggatgtgcgagtagtgctttttgatctcgagtcgagtatcgagtcgaatTGAAAACTACTTGCgcgtatcgagtcgagtcgagtttggtcatttctggatctggcaatatgacAATGTATTCACCAACTTATTCCCATTTTTCGAATCCCCTTGAGGACTTGATATTCTGAATGCTTAGGAAGagataatgaaaaatgttgatggtaattgtgtcagaattaggagatgcatgaaaatgaacgtgtcttaaacagttccatggGCACAAGTGAAATAAGTTAACCTCTATTAATACGTCAACAATTCAACTTTTTCAAATGTATCCTAACTGCTAGAAAGAGCCCTGAGTGAAAGCATTTGCACCACTGTAATAAAGATTGCATGCGTAAATGAATTATGTAATATTTGatcttttcaaattctcatgcagaaaagtcaattgagttggtgagaagccaaggggtacaagtgatttctttttttacgcagagttaggtacagaagtTAGAGGTagaaaaacaaacgagatcaattagatgtttagtagtgcatttgattttccacccaatgtcagcacagaaaagagactcactcgtatcccttggcaaccaagtttttgttaattttttcaaacaattaagTTTACCTAATTATGTTGagagagaaatcacttgtaccccttggcttctcaacccctcaattgtTCTACATGATTAGGTAGCTGGTTATAATGTCTCCATGTTACCGCATTACTGCCTGCATAAAATTGTCTTTCGCTACTCGCgaggctggacaagtactttcctgacaaaatttctatatttgagaactgtagaaatttttattaaaaattatgtctgcgatttttaaggatcttgaatattcatggaattattTGGGCGATGCGAAAGggctatagaacttagctttatacatatgaaccaaatttttttcttaaattctcactttgtttaatcaaccataacaactcttgttttgttagttcaagaaggaaacaaaacgcagctaaggaataaacgaaaattaacttCGGACGTAAGTAATAttcaaataggaaaaaatatggcactatttgtgacgtcaaacagggaaaaatgcatccactagagcctgcagtccccaagctgactggctaatcaacgcctgatcatctgcgaacctcaccgatttaaacatcattcctcccacttttacttcagcttccaactcatcctacgcttctcttaccatcttcTCAGCGCACATGTTAAAAAGTAGCGGCGATAGCGGATAGCCTTGCCTAACTCCTCAGCCAATAGTTGCCCACCCAGAGTCTCCGTCCgataccctcacttgcgcagtccgGGCCATATGCAGTttacgaatgagtcgcctatccctccaatctataCCTATTTTCTCTAGAACATCCATTAACTTCACCTAGTTCACtcatatcaaatgctttttcaaaatccacgaaacagccATACacgtcttggtcatattctaggttcctctccacgaaggacctcattattgctattgcgtcacgagttgacttcccttttctaaaaccaaactgctCTTcccccaaatactcgtttgccctcgcctccattcgcctgttcaatatcctcagtaccactctCACCACGTGCGATATCAGGcaaatagtcctataatctcctcATTCCGCATCTTTCTTCGTTTTCGGTAAGTAGTGGAATTGGATACTTCACGAAATCCTCCCGCCAACACccttcctcatagatcctgcgtactagctcgaaaaaccttttcttactatccctccctaaATTCTTAGGGTTTCTCACTTCccttccaacagtgtttttttacgtgacaccatcacgtggactacctttcgtctggctcctacccttcgacctatctggcgtgggtggccctaccgggaataatttagaattaatcccgccagtgcagccaTAGGTCAGAGGTCATAGGGActtgcaagcctttccaccgcgaaaAGGTTGTATCCCAAGGGATAGGTTACAATTTGTAGTAGCGATTTAATCTCCATAGGTGCTTTTATCTTATTTCAGCCTGAATGCtcgcaaaatctttaactttgggACTTATCTTAAGGACCCCAACACACCCACACCTTTAACTTTGGTAAATGTTAAGAACCATCCTTCTGTGTTATTCATtctgattatttattaaaatgaaacatttcactTTACAGAACTGGACCATAGAATTTGCTAAGTGCCATGAGCAAATGTTCACGGAGGAAGCATTGAATGAGACGATTCGTCTTCACAGCGGCACCAAATGCCTCAGGTGTATCCACATTTGCAGGTGAGTTCGTGAGATTTTAATTGAAGTTTCTGTAAATTACATAATACTCTACGAGTCATCTCTAGGGCGATTGGCtgagggtgaccaatcaccagcacgTAGCATAAAACAGGTGTATCACGCAATCAATTTTAACTGaattaatttctgaaattaaCAAACATAACTAAcgcatctattgagaaaattttaaaatatttttccttatggAAATTTTGTTAATAAGTTGGACCAGAATGGAACAAAATCTCAAGTGTCTGATCGAGAAGGAAAAACGCGCGAAACACTGAACAGACTTCACAACGCACAggcagtggtctgaaatcggaaaaagtcggacaaaagtccaaaatggcttttttttagatagagacttaaaacttagcataaatactcatacaTGATGCCTAATTATGGatatatatgccattttacatgcatttgatttgttgctgagatacagcacctcaaacatgaccaatttttcaaaaacgcgcgcgatctcgtttttctacGAAAATCTTtcaacttaagcaggtggtgttgtagttgtatgatttttatggaataaaaagtaCAATATTCCTTTAAACAGATGCTTTGGCTAtgttgttcatgatttttgaagattttggttcacatctgcatggtttACAACACacaatggcgtacccatttttcgcgtgaaattttgaataaagtagacattatctttcgtttacgaaatgtcgtaatcgggaaatttacatcacagtgtgaagtagaaatttcttaagaatactgcgaagaaaccttggaaaaaagtttgcgaccaaggaaatgagagcgatttttcgatcgcgcgtcatgtctgagctacgcgacgcgggaccctgaggctcggtaactgaggtcgatttatcaattttttcaaaataaattcttaaaaatcgttatttgaagcatggcacatagtcagtattgaccTAAAATACTATTAccaggataatggatcgatcgccttgaccatttaacgcattactctagtgaagatggtaaggattagatttttgtccgaaaCATTCTACGTGtaagaagtatgcttcggatattgaagtattgttaagagattaagtcggcatgcgaAAGAGGGAGGGAAATAAAAAGTTTCTGGGAAAGGTGACAACCTATGCTCTTTGTCCCTCTCCTCCCTTTTCAATcctcgccgaggagggtcgcgcggaaaggggccTTTTATGACCACGCAAGGCCTTTAACGGTATTTAACTGGTCCTTCCACCAGTGTTTTTCCTATTTATTGTCACCATATACTAGGGGAATGCTTTAgggaaaagaaaacaataattttttatccttgaATTCATAATTTATGTAGCGCGtttaaattggtaaataaatatttaatttgattttgaaaaatttcactttccattttccGTTTTATAAAGCGGGACACGaggggagtgttcaggaagcgtccGGGAAGCGTTTCAACCAGGAAGTGGGGAGGTagcgttcggcaagcgaagggtcgacagtcaggtagtgttgagggaCTGTTCGGAAAGCTGCCGGGATGCGTCcacataccgttaaacgcttcctgaacactcccgcaacattTCGAGAACACTTTCCTGTACGCTTCCGTTTAGACTGggtagccactttactggtggggatattcttgaaattatactttattacttaattattattattatataacaaTTATTactactaaaattatttttgtcagaTTTctgttggctataataaaattaaatgccagTATGAGTGCAAGAAAATGattagtttactctcgtaaaattttttttcagctgagctgtttatagaacgtaaccgtggtgattgataataatttttccctgagaaaagatgtttgagtcatatcCTTGCGAATCCTACCtatgaagtaaggaaaaaaagtttacaatgtacgttccataggttatttaaatgtatgaacgaattctgaccaaaaatttcaccaaatagtaagcattgaccctcatggaattgtctttgttttggtcaaagtggtcgtggcttgtcctacccaagcacccccattccgtccacacttcgctccacgctcaaAATCAgcggtgccccctccagatatttacaacctccttagTTTATCTACGTCTCACCGCATTGCGTCATCCATGTCAAAGgcgccaaattttgaaatttaggacacgcttcaatttttttattgttcgtgtctctgaaagttcgtaaaaaAGGACTTACcgtataaatatataaagaaacaTAGTCATATGATAAAAAAccttggaaatattttcaaagtaagtTAGTGGTAGCCTAGTGGTTAGAGCGCTTGGATGTTGATAGAAAGGTTCAGGGTTCATATAACAGTGAAGCCTTCGATCACCCCTAATCAAGAGTCCACTAAGTGCGCCGTGGTCCAGGGTAAGGAATTGtccccctaccctgaatttgtgGCCTTCACAAGCCTTTGGCTTATTCCGGGTCAGCCTTTACCCTCACCTAgcaaaaccaaccttcggtttgaatgaatgaatgattgaGCGAGTTACTTTTTTCACTGATTTTgtgactgaatattttttttatccgcaGAATGCAGACTGACATTTTGCGCTGCGTGAATGAAGGTTCTAAAAACTTTACAGAAGTGTCCAACAAGGCGAGAACGATGGTGCCTTTCCTTTTGAAATTGTCTGAAGATATATTGACGGGCATGTGCGATGAGAATGGCATTTTAAGAGGTACGTTTTGACATTTAGtgtaaattatttgttattagcGTAAAATATCTCTTGGGACATGATGGcataatgataaaaattccttCCTTAAATTACGAGTGAATTGAGTGAATCGCGAAATTTTAGtcttagtattttttttccaatatcaaaggaaataattcatcatcgACATCATCGCTGGTCAATAATTCTACGactggtttgacacagctctcctctcaattctcccgGTAGCCAacactggtcaacatagattttgtccCAGAGACATCATTGGGTGATCTTTGACGTATTTTTTGCGCTGAGTGCGAATTTGTGCTTAGATTCATTCTATCACATCTTATCCTTAGGAtagcttaatgtatgtttttgattttgcgaaagtagtaatttaattcaattatgtTATGTGATAGCATGATCTggtgaaatattaatttcctGCCAAAAAATGTTGTCCTACGCTGTCATGACTTCCTATTCTGTCAAAACATGTATAAACCTGCTGTCAATAAAAGACACTTCGTCAATATGGAGCAcctccaccacgtacaagcttcaagtttcgatttaaattataaatttgcactatcttatcgttttgttTAAAGCAATGCTGAATCATCTGCCACTTCCTACCAGTACGTAACCAACTTTCGGCCCGTGAAGacctttgttttttctttgaatatagtTCGAGAATTTTGTTGCTCACAGGATATTGTAGCATTATTTCATcgtaatcgctgagaagtggcaACGCAACGCAACGCCGATTTTTCATTGTTGGTATGTAGACTCAAGCTCCCAGCTGTGAAGCTGTCTACTGAGGGATTCATTTCAGTTAGTTGGTTCCGGAATAATTAAATCGCTGGCTGATCATGGCATTtcgttaatttacttttttttatttaggtaggggtggggatatgggaagggataagggcgGTTTTTGGGACATTATGTTTAGCCAGAACTGAAGGGGTATAGTCCCAAAGGTTTTTCAGTATGTCGTTTTGAGTGGCGGCAAAAGATCTTTCGAATTTCGCCAAAGAAGCCTTCAAGGTTGTGAGAAGGGGAGAAATCTTCAGGTCTTTTCTTATATTTCTGTTGGCGATAAACCAGGGAGCCCCGATAATTTTCCTCAGTATGGCATTTTCGGCGGATTGAATCCTCTTGAGATGCGTTGGTGCTGCATGAAGCCAGGCTGGAGATGCATAGGATAATAAAGGTTTGATGCAGATATTGTACAGAAGTAGTTTAGTTTTTAAGCGCAAAGGCGAGGTTGATTTCAATAAGGGATATAACGCCGCTTGGACTCCTTTTGCTTTGTTAATAGAGTAAGAGATGTGTGACTTCCAGGTGAGTTTCTTGTCCAAAAGAACTCCAAGAAATTTAGTGGATAGTTGTTTAGGAATCCGCTGGTTTCCGTAGTGAAGCCGCTGGCCGTCGCCTGTCCTGGTTCGCCGGGAGAACACAACATGCGTACACTTGGTCGCGTTAACGCTGAGCTTCCACTTCTAGCCCAGTCCTCGTACTCATCGAGGTGACTTTGCGCCAAGTCAGCCGTTCGTTCCGGGTCCGAACCCTGGGCAAGGATGGTGGTATCGTCTGCGTAGAGGAATAGTTGGGTGTTTGGAAGGGAAGGGGTGTCATTTACATAAAGGTTAAAGAGTATGGGTgataggatggcgccttgcgggacgccaGAGGATATGGGATAGCGGGAAGAGATGTCGGAATTAAGGGTTACAAAGAAGGAGCGGTCTGATATAAATGATTGAATTAGTTTGAGGAGGTGGGAGGGAATTTTTAAGGAGGAAAGCTTATGGATGAGGCCCAGGGTCCAAACCCGGTCGAAGGCTGCTTCGAGGTCCAAGAACACCGCATGAGTGATTAACCGTTGGTTGAAGCCAGAAGTTATGGCTTCAGCGAGGCGAACAATCTGGTGAACGGTGGAGGTTTTCCTTCGGAATCCTGTTTGTTCCGGTCTAATTATGTCTTCATTCAGAAGAACTTGGCTGAGCCTGCGGTGGATGAGTTTTTCAAACAGTTTAGATAACGTACAGAGCAGACTGATGGGCCGGTAAGATGAAGGAAGGGTGGGAGGTATACCGGGTTTGGGAATCAtaataattttggctattttccaTGAAGATGGGAAATAGCAGGTGGATAGAAGGAAGTTGTAAAGTTGTTGCAGAAGAAGAATGGTAGGTTGAGGAAGGTTTTTGAGGAGTCTGTTGGGGATGTTGTCCGGTCCGGGAGCGGATTTGGGTTTAAGGATGCGGATAGTGGCCTCGATTTCATGGAGAGTAATGAAGTCTGGTTCACTAGTTGGGCAGCGCTGCAGACTCAGCCAAGTGTCTTCACAGGATTGCTCATGAGGAGAATGCAGGTCATTAATATATCTCTTTTCGAGCATGGAAGCGAAGACTTCGGCTTTTTCCACGTTCGTGGTAGCTCTTCCATTCGGAGAGATTAATGACGGGGGGTCGCGCCTTGGATTCTTAAGGGCCTTAGTGATCGGCCAAATGGAGCCGTCA
It includes:
- the LOC124154404 gene encoding uncharacterized protein LOC124154404 isoform X3 gives rise to the protein MKLLNTFSTSSIMSVLIMGICLIATFAAAFSPLNYEPGEHYEECQNNFLNWTIEFAKCHEQMFTEEALNETIRLHSGTKCLRCIHICRMQTDILRCVNEGSKNFTEVSNKARTMVPFLLKLSEDILTGMCDENGILRANNGDDKQCFRNSWSECEDHIDFVDHLDMVFFCDSANEEKDPFTKQYVCLRLWDFHECMQRKIKNCYPELMSAHELLGNKFRNSDSCIKYLENP